A window of Cryptomeria japonica chromosome 3, Sugi_1.0, whole genome shotgun sequence contains these coding sequences:
- the LOC131066994 gene encoding ras-related protein RABA2a, whose product MARRADDEYDYLFKVVLIGDSGVGKSNLLSRFTRNEFCLESKSTIGVEFATRTVQVEGKTVKAQIWDTAGQERYRAITSAYYRGAVGALLVYDITKPTTFENVGRWLKELRDHADSNIVIMLVGNKSDLKHLRGVATEDAQSFAEKEGLSFLETSALEATNVEKAFQTILGEIHRIISKKALASEEAAGAGIKEGKTIIVAESDTNSKKGCCS is encoded by the exons ATGGCCAGGAGAGCAGATGATGAGTATGATTATCTTTTCAAAGTGGTATTGATTGGAGATTCAGGAGTTGGGAAGTCCAATCTGCTTTCCAGATTCACTCGCAATGAATTCTGCCTTGAGTCAAAATCCACCATAGGTGTGGAGTTCGCAACTCGGACCGTTCAG GTTGAAGGGAAGACGGTAAAAGCACAAATATGGGATACTGCTGGCCAGGAGCGATACAGAGCAATTACAAGTGCTTACTATCGAGGAGCTGTTGGGGCTTTGCTAGTTTATGATATCACTAAGCCTACAACTTTTGAAAATGTTGGAAGATGGCTGAAAGAGCTCAGAGACCATGCAGATTCTAACATAGTGATCATGCTAGTGGGTAACAAATCTGATCTGAAGCATCTGCGGGGGGTGGCAACAGAAGATGCTCAGAGCTTTGCTGAGAAAGAAGGTTTATCATTTTTAGAGACATCAGCACTTGAAGCCACTAATGTTGAGAAAGCTTTTCAAACAATTCTGGGTGAGATTCACAGGATAATCAGTAAGAAAGCTCTTGCTTCAGAGGAGGCTGCAGGAGCTGGTATCAAAGAGGGCAAGACTATTATTGTTGCAGAATCTGATACTAACTCAAAGAAGGGCTGTTGTTCATAG